One region of Anaeromyxobacter paludicola genomic DNA includes:
- a CDS encoding MarC family protein: MLYNGFVALSAVFVVVDPVAAVPFFLAMTSEVDPVRRRGVARRAAFVTWLVLTGFAVAGAALFRALGISLPAFKIAGGVLLLIMAVDMLQTRASEARITEGEVQAGARKEDIAIVPLAMPLLAGPGSIATVVVLMTRARSGPWWGTLPVLFAVLVTSVAAYLVLAGASQVDRVLGHTGMNILQRVAGLLLAAIAIQFMLDGLGDVLPQLIRRA, encoded by the coding sequence GTGCTCTACAACGGGTTCGTCGCGCTCTCGGCCGTCTTCGTGGTGGTCGATCCGGTCGCGGCCGTGCCCTTCTTCCTCGCCATGACGAGCGAGGTGGACCCGGTGCGCCGGCGCGGGGTGGCGCGCCGCGCCGCCTTCGTCACCTGGCTCGTGCTCACCGGCTTCGCCGTCGCCGGCGCCGCGCTCTTCCGGGCGCTCGGCATCAGCCTGCCGGCCTTCAAGATCGCGGGCGGCGTGCTGCTGCTCATCATGGCGGTGGACATGCTGCAGACCCGCGCCTCGGAGGCCCGCATCACCGAGGGCGAGGTCCAGGCCGGCGCGCGCAAGGAGGACATCGCCATCGTCCCCCTGGCGATGCCGCTCCTCGCCGGTCCGGGCTCCATCGCCACGGTCGTGGTGCTCATGACCCGCGCCCGCTCCGGGCCGTGGTGGGGGACCCTCCCGGTGCTCTTCGCGGTGCTGGTCACCTCGGTGGCCGCCTACCTCGTGCTCGCGGGCGCCTCGCAGGTGGATCGGGTGCTCGGCCACACCGGGATGAACATCCTCCAGCGCGTGGCCGGCCTGCTGCTCGCCGCCATCGCCATCCAGTTCATGCTGGACGGGCTCGGCGACGTCCTCCCGCAGCTCATCCGGCGCGCCTGA
- a CDS encoding polyprenol monophosphomannose synthase → MTHPDNDRRPALVCLPTYNERDNLAPIVEAILAATPEVDVLVIDDNSPDGTGALADGLAARTGRVHVLHRAGKEGLGKAYLAGFAWALARGYERVLEMDADFSHDPKYLPAMLALSKDADLVLGSRNVPGGGTVNWGLGRRLLSKGGSLYARTILGLEVRDLTGGFKCFRREVLEAIDLPTVQCSGYAFQIELTFRAARKGFRIRELPITFVDRRVGQSKMSRRIVLEAIAKVWSIRLSGFH, encoded by the coding sequence GACCCACCCCGACAACGACCGCCGGCCGGCGCTGGTCTGCCTGCCCACCTACAACGAGCGCGACAACCTCGCCCCCATCGTGGAGGCCATCCTGGCGGCGACGCCGGAGGTGGACGTCCTCGTCATCGACGACAACTCGCCCGACGGCACCGGGGCGCTGGCCGACGGGCTGGCCGCGCGGACCGGCCGCGTCCACGTGCTGCACCGGGCCGGCAAGGAGGGGCTGGGCAAGGCCTACCTCGCCGGCTTCGCCTGGGCGCTCGCGCGCGGGTACGAGCGCGTGCTCGAGATGGACGCCGACTTCTCCCACGACCCGAAGTACCTGCCGGCCATGCTCGCGCTCTCGAAGGACGCCGACCTCGTGCTCGGCTCGCGCAACGTGCCGGGCGGCGGGACGGTGAACTGGGGCCTCGGCCGGCGGCTGCTCTCGAAGGGCGGGAGCCTGTACGCCCGCACCATCCTCGGGCTCGAGGTGCGCGACCTCACCGGCGGCTTCAAGTGCTTCCGGCGCGAGGTGCTCGAGGCCATCGACCTGCCGACGGTGCAGTGCTCGGGCTACGCCTTCCAGATCGAGCTCACCTTCCGCGCGGCGCGCAAGGGCTTCCGCATCCGCGAGCTCCCCATCACCTTCGTGGACCGGCGGGTTGGCCAGTCCAAGATGTCGCGGCGGATCGTGCTGGAAGCGATCGCGAAGGTGTGGTCCATTCGCCTGAGCGGGTTCCACTAG